The following coding sequences lie in one Niabella agricola genomic window:
- a CDS encoding AAA family ATPase gives MLKKIVIIGPESTGKSNLCSALARHYKTGWCPEYARSYLMENGKDYTYEDLLVIAKGQLALEDQYSHQLRSAGMSPLFIDTDMYVMKVWCEFVFNKCHRFILDAIAARRYDLYLLCNTDLPWVQDALREYPDPETREELFRIYRSLLIDQQTPWVEIKGLGTNRIRAAIKAVDGLLNS, from the coding sequence ATGCTAAAAAAAATTGTGATCATTGGCCCCGAAAGTACCGGTAAAAGCAATCTTTGCTCGGCCCTGGCCCGGCATTATAAAACCGGTTGGTGCCCGGAATATGCGCGGAGCTATTTAATGGAAAACGGAAAGGACTATACCTACGAAGACCTGCTGGTGATCGCAAAAGGCCAGCTGGCACTGGAAGATCAATACAGCCATCAGCTCCGGAGCGCCGGGATGTCACCGCTCTTTATTGACACCGATATGTATGTTATGAAAGTGTGGTGTGAGTTCGTCTTTAACAAATGCCACAGGTTTATCCTCGATGCTATTGCTGCACGCCGCTACGATCTGTACCTGCTTTGCAATACGGATCTTCCCTGGGTGCAGGATGCACTGCGGGAATACCCCGACCCTGAAACCCGGGAAGAACTGTTTCGGATCTACAGATCCCTGCTAATCGATCAGCAAACACCCTGGGTGGAAATTAAGGGATTGGGAACCAACCGGATCCGGGCAGCAATAAAAGCAGTGGATGGTTTATTGAATTCCTGA
- the pdxA gene encoding 4-hydroxythreonine-4-phosphate dehydrogenase PdxA: MTHKQKPVIGITSGDLNGIGIELIVKTFADTRLLDICTPVIFASNKAVNFYRKTVSESNFSFFHTREFEKINPKQVTIFNCWEEEVNITPGTLNETGGRYAVISLETAIGALKEKKIEGLVTAPIHKTNVQSEQFSYTGHTPYLKASFNAKDVVMMMCAENMRVALVTEHVPISEVAKQITAEAILSKLAIINSSLQQDFGIGKPRIAVLGLNPHAGDEGLVGKEEQTIIAPAVKQARNKNILAFGPYSADAFFARGQYEKFDAVLAMYHDQGLIPFKSLAQGEGINYTAGLDIVRTSPDHGVAFDIAGKGRADAGSFLQAVYTCTDIISQRAEYKEQHANPLRKVSPEVVSRLEDEKIEE, from the coding sequence ATGACGCATAAACAAAAACCGGTTATCGGCATTACTTCCGGAGATCTGAATGGCATTGGTATTGAGCTTATTGTAAAAACCTTTGCAGATACCCGCCTGCTGGATATCTGTACGCCTGTTATTTTCGCCAGTAATAAAGCAGTGAATTTTTACAGGAAGACGGTATCTGAAAGCAATTTCAGTTTCTTTCATACCCGGGAATTTGAAAAGATTAATCCCAAGCAGGTAACCATTTTCAACTGCTGGGAAGAAGAGGTGAACATTACACCCGGAACACTTAATGAAACCGGCGGCCGTTATGCCGTAATTTCCCTAGAAACGGCCATCGGGGCACTAAAAGAAAAAAAAATCGAAGGATTGGTAACAGCGCCCATTCATAAAACCAATGTGCAATCGGAGCAGTTTTCGTATACCGGGCATACTCCTTATCTCAAAGCCAGCTTTAACGCAAAAGATGTGGTTATGATGATGTGTGCCGAAAATATGCGCGTGGCACTGGTAACGGAGCATGTGCCGATTAGCGAAGTGGCAAAACAGATTACGGCGGAGGCGATCCTGAGCAAACTGGCGATTATCAACAGCAGCCTGCAGCAGGATTTTGGCATCGGTAAGCCCCGTATTGCAGTGTTGGGGTTAAACCCGCATGCGGGTGATGAGGGGCTTGTTGGCAAAGAGGAACAAACCATCATTGCCCCGGCTGTAAAGCAGGCGCGCAATAAGAACATCCTGGCGTTTGGTCCTTATAGTGCAGATGCATTTTTTGCCCGGGGACAATACGAAAAGTTTGACGCCGTACTGGCCATGTACCACGACCAGGGATTGATCCCTTTTAAATCGCTGGCACAGGGAGAAGGCATAAACTATACCGCGGGACTGGATATTGTACGCACTTCGCCGGATCATGGGGTGGCCTTTGACATTGCCGGTAAGGGACGGGCCGATGCGGGTTCCTTCCTGCAGGCGGTTTATACCTGTACCGATATCATTAGCCAACGTGCAGAATACAAAGAACAACATGCCAACCCCTTGCGCAAAGTATCACCGGAGGTGGTTTCCAGGCTGGAAGACGAAAAAATAGAAGAATAA
- a CDS encoding TCR/Tet family MFS transporter — protein sequence MKQSRNAAIGFIFITMTIDVIGFGLIIPVMPKLIVELKHISINEASVYGGDLLALYAIMQLLFSPFMGNLSDRYGRRPVLLLSLLGFCVDYLILAFAHTYSLLVVGRILSGITGASFTTATAYIADISTNENRAKNFGLIGAAFGLGFVIGPALGGLLSVWGLRAPFFAAAGLCLLNFLYGYFVLPESLKPEHRRPFSWLKANPVGSLRLFFNYPGILGLVLCFLFIFLGGHAVQSNWSYFTMDQFKWSEKEVGISLAIVGVLVGVVQGGLIRYTNPRLGNEKSAYIGLFFYAFGMILFAFATSSWMMYAFLVPYCMGGIAGPALQALITNEVPANEQGALQGGLNAVMSLTSIIGPPMMTRTFFYFSHDQAPVYFPGAPFVLGAALMLISAVIAYYVLHVKKKPATVI from the coding sequence ATGAAACAGTCGCGCAATGCTGCTATCGGTTTTATATTTATTACCATGACCATCGATGTGATCGGCTTCGGGCTGATCATCCCCGTCATGCCTAAACTGATCGTGGAGTTAAAACACATCAGCATCAACGAGGCCAGCGTATACGGCGGCGATCTGCTGGCACTTTATGCCATCATGCAACTTTTATTTTCCCCGTTTATGGGCAACCTGAGCGACCGGTATGGAAGAAGACCCGTGCTCCTGCTTTCGCTACTGGGTTTTTGTGTGGACTACCTGATCCTGGCATTTGCGCATACTTATTCGCTGCTGGTGGTAGGGCGTATCTTATCCGGTATTACCGGCGCCAGCTTTACAACGGCTACGGCGTATATTGCGGATATCAGTACCAATGAAAACCGGGCAAAAAATTTCGGACTGATCGGAGCTGCCTTTGGACTGGGCTTTGTTATTGGCCCGGCACTGGGCGGGCTATTGTCGGTATGGGGGCTAAGGGCACCGTTCTTTGCGGCAGCCGGGCTATGCTTGCTCAATTTCCTTTACGGTTATTTTGTATTACCCGAATCGCTGAAGCCGGAGCACCGGAGACCCTTTAGCTGGCTCAAGGCAAACCCCGTCGGGTCCCTGCGCCTGTTCTTTAACTATCCCGGTATCCTGGGGCTGGTGCTTTGCTTTTTATTTATATTCCTGGGAGGTCATGCGGTTCAAAGCAACTGGAGTTATTTTACCATGGATCAATTTAAATGGTCCGAAAAAGAGGTAGGGATCTCGCTGGCCATTGTGGGGGTTTTGGTGGGTGTGGTACAGGGCGGACTGATCCGGTATACCAATCCCCGGCTGGGTAATGAAAAAAGCGCTTATATCGGGTTGTTCTTTTATGCCTTTGGTATGATCCTTTTTGCTTTTGCCACCAGCAGTTGGATGATGTATGCCTTCCTCGTTCCTTATTGTATGGGCGGCATTGCCGGACCGGCTTTACAGGCTCTCATCACCAACGAAGTACCGGCCAATGAACAGGGCGCCTTGCAGGGCGGCCTTAATGCCGTAATGAGTCTCACTTCGATCATTGGCCCGCCGATGATGACCCGTACTTTCTTTTATTTCAGCCATGATCAGGCCCCGGTTTATTTTCCGGGAGCTCCTTTTGTGCTGGGCGCAGCATTGATGCTGATCAGCGCTGTAATTGCCTATTATGTACTTCATGTTAAGAAGAAACCAGCCACGGTTATATAA
- a CDS encoding M48 family metallopeptidase has translation MKKVVLSLAILATLGTKSFAQFKLNSKTIGAAEKGVKAATFSDADAAKLASQAVEWMDANNPVAKADDPYAIRLNKIFAKHKSEDGLNLNYKVYLVKDINAFACADGSIRVFAALMDLMTDEEILSVIGHEIGHVKNKDTRDAIRAAYKRAAITDAAASQSGAVAQLSESQLGQFANAVLESKYSRKQESEADAYGYAFLKRNGYNVMAMASAFNKLAELSGGAKASNTEKMLSSHPDSKDRAAKVEEKAKQDGLYKK, from the coding sequence ATGAAGAAAGTAGTATTATCACTTGCTATCCTTGCAACACTGGGCACCAAATCTTTTGCGCAATTCAAACTCAACTCAAAAACCATTGGCGCTGCGGAAAAAGGAGTAAAGGCTGCCACATTCAGCGATGCAGATGCTGCCAAACTGGCCAGCCAGGCAGTGGAATGGATGGATGCCAACAATCCGGTTGCCAAGGCGGATGATCCTTATGCCATTCGCCTGAACAAAATCTTTGCAAAACATAAAAGCGAAGACGGATTAAACCTCAACTACAAAGTTTACCTGGTAAAAGACATCAATGCTTTTGCCTGTGCCGATGGCAGTATTCGCGTTTTTGCAGCCCTGATGGATCTGATGACCGACGAAGAAATCCTTTCGGTGATCGGACATGAGATCGGACATGTAAAGAATAAAGACACAAGAGATGCCATCCGCGCAGCTTATAAAAGAGCGGCCATTACAGATGCAGCGGCCTCCCAGTCCGGTGCTGTAGCGCAGCTCAGCGAAAGCCAGCTGGGCCAGTTTGCTAATGCGGTGCTTGAGTCGAAATACAGCCGCAAACAGGAATCGGAAGCAGACGCCTACGGATACGCTTTCCTTAAACGCAACGGGTATAATGTAATGGCGATGGCCAGCGCCTTTAACAAACTTGCGGAACTGAGTGGCGGCGCTAAAGCCAGCAACACAGAAAAGATGCTGAGCAGTCACCCAGACAGTAAAGACCGGGCCGCCAAGGTGGAAGAAAAAGCCAAACAGGACGGACTTTATAAGAAATAA
- a CDS encoding LTA synthase family protein, translating to MSERFKPVVLLYGTGIAINFITRLVLLLVSFNDLTLGLKNITGIFFIGLFYDICFLSFVSIPFILIAWLTNDLLFKNPWKKGVITLFIIGIVLSVIRNPIPREFDKKLPWVFTGLVVLLFGAYLLLASKTDAYRHRWRTRGMKVFFFIILFLFVFNIISEYFFWDEFGSRYNFIAVDYLIYTNEVVGNIRESYPIGWIIAGVLLVTVLVFMLIRKRLDGWAFAFPGFAQRSALALGLLLVPVLVYFLVNNRIKNFSDNDYVNQLAGNGVYEFGAAFWNNDLDFYRFYKTIPDQEALAEVRKQLLERSPTDSFLNNNGFSIERMVHYPGPEKRMNVVLISIESFSAGFMGTFGNTQNITPYLDSLSRQSIFFNKCYATGTRTVRGLEVLSLSIPPIPGQSIVRRPDNDSLFTIGAVLRERGYTTQFLYGGYSSFDNMGPYFSANGYEVIDRSALKPEEIHYANIWGVADEDMFTLALKQFDKNAATGTPFFAQIMTVSNHRPYTYPEGRIDISPKLQKREGAVKYTDYCIGNFLKQAAAKPWFANTVFVIVADHCASAAGKTDLPVTGYHIPLFIYSPANLQPQVVDHMVSQMDVVPTILGLLNKSYCSKFFGQDLLRMPAGKDRAFISTYSGLGYLRDSQLVVQKPPLKVEQQRPDFSSGTAAKVKMNDSLYRQALSYYQLAEKIFKSGGYKQR from the coding sequence TTGAGCGAGCGATTCAAGCCGGTGGTGCTTTTGTATGGTACAGGCATCGCAATCAATTTTATTACCCGCCTGGTGCTGCTTTTGGTTTCATTCAATGATCTGACGCTGGGGCTGAAAAATATAACAGGAATTTTTTTTATCGGGCTTTTTTATGATATCTGTTTCCTGTCTTTTGTATCCATTCCGTTTATCCTGATCGCCTGGCTTACCAATGATCTTCTTTTCAAAAATCCCTGGAAAAAAGGGGTGATTACACTTTTTATTATCGGCATCGTCCTCTCGGTGATCCGCAACCCGATTCCGAGGGAGTTTGATAAAAAACTACCCTGGGTGTTTACCGGGTTGGTCGTGTTGTTGTTTGGCGCTTATCTGTTGCTGGCTTCAAAAACGGATGCCTATCGCCACCGCTGGAGAACCCGCGGCATGAAAGTATTCTTTTTTATCATTCTGTTTTTGTTTGTTTTTAATATCATCAGCGAGTATTTCTTTTGGGATGAATTTGGCTCTCGCTACAATTTTATCGCCGTGGATTACCTGATTTATACCAATGAGGTCGTGGGCAATATCCGGGAATCCTACCCCATCGGCTGGATCATTGCCGGGGTATTGCTGGTGACGGTACTGGTTTTTATGCTTATCCGCAAGCGTTTGGATGGCTGGGCTTTTGCGTTCCCCGGGTTTGCACAGCGGTCGGCGCTGGCGCTGGGATTACTGCTGGTTCCCGTATTGGTTTATTTTTTGGTAAACAACCGGATCAAGAACTTTAGCGATAACGATTATGTAAACCAGCTGGCGGGTAACGGCGTATATGAATTTGGAGCTGCTTTCTGGAATAACGACCTGGATTTTTACCGGTTTTACAAAACCATACCGGATCAGGAAGCACTTGCCGAAGTGCGGAAACAATTGCTGGAGCGCTCTCCAACCGACAGTTTTTTAAACAACAACGGGTTTTCCATCGAGCGGATGGTGCACTATCCGGGTCCGGAAAAGCGGATGAACGTGGTTCTGATCAGCATTGAAAGTTTTAGTGCGGGGTTTATGGGCACATTTGGCAATACACAAAACATTACGCCCTATTTAGACAGTCTGAGCCGGCAGTCCATATTCTTTAATAAATGTTATGCTACCGGCACCCGCACCGTGCGCGGGCTGGAGGTGCTTTCGCTTTCCATACCGCCCATCCCTGGACAAAGTATTGTGCGCCGCCCCGATAACGACAGCCTGTTTACCATTGGTGCTGTATTGCGGGAGCGGGGTTATACCACCCAGTTTTTATACGGAGGCTACAGCAGCTTCGACAATATGGGACCCTATTTTTCGGCAAACGGCTATGAAGTGATTGATCGTTCGGCTCTGAAACCGGAGGAGATCCATTATGCCAATATCTGGGGGGTGGCGGATGAGGATATGTTTACCCTGGCTTTAAAACAGTTTGATAAAAATGCGGCAACGGGAACGCCATTTTTTGCACAGATCATGACGGTTTCCAATCACCGGCCATATACCTATCCGGAAGGACGGATCGATATTTCTCCAAAATTGCAGAAGCGGGAAGGAGCAGTTAAATACACGGATTATTGTATCGGCAATTTCCTGAAACAGGCGGCGGCAAAACCCTGGTTTGCAAATACCGTATTTGTTATTGTTGCGGATCATTGTGCTTCGGCAGCCGGTAAAACAGACCTGCCGGTTACGGGGTATCATATTCCCCTGTTTATTTACAGTCCGGCTAACCTGCAGCCTCAGGTAGTGGATCATATGGTATCGCAGATGGACGTGGTGCCAACTATTTTGGGGCTTTTGAATAAAAGTTACTGTTCCAAATTTTTTGGCCAGGACCTGTTGCGCATGCCGGCCGGAAAGGACCGGGCGTTTATCAGTACATATAGCGGACTGGGTTATTTAAGAGATAGTCAGCTGGTTGTACAAAAGCCACCGCTTAAAGTAGAACAGCAGCGCCCTGATTTCAGCTCCGGAACTGCTGCAAAAGTGAAGATGAATGACAGCTTGTACCGGCAGGCCCTAAGCTATTATCAATTGGCAGAAAAGATCTTCAAATCCGGGGGATATAAGCAGCGGTAA
- a CDS encoding LytR/AlgR family response regulator transcription factor — MSKRSVLVVDDEEHGRVLVKQYLKAHDHFFVAGECHNGLEAIKYINGMEPDLVFLDIQMPGADGFEVLQRIEHVPRIIFTTAFDQYAIKAFEINAVDYLLKPYTRERFDNAMTRLNTAPQQLSSLMAEVTATRGSYPERIMVEHKKRYQNIPVAAIIYMKANRDYTEVHTGSGSYLSTLGISIIEGRFDPAKFIRIHRSVIVNMDHVQELYRDAGKTLLVMDNGLELNVGRNYLGHIKNLII; from the coding sequence ATGTCAAAAAGATCCGTACTGGTTGTGGACGATGAGGAACATGGAAGAGTACTGGTAAAACAATACCTGAAAGCCCATGATCATTTTTTTGTGGCAGGCGAATGCCACAATGGACTTGAAGCCATCAAATACATTAATGGAATGGAGCCGGACCTGGTGTTTCTCGATATCCAGATGCCGGGCGCCGATGGTTTTGAAGTATTACAGCGTATTGAGCATGTGCCCCGGATCATTTTCACCACTGCATTTGATCAGTATGCCATTAAGGCTTTTGAGATCAATGCCGTCGATTACCTGCTGAAACCCTATACCCGGGAACGCTTTGATAATGCCATGACCCGCTTAAACACAGCGCCCCAACAGCTTTCCAGCCTGATGGCGGAGGTTACCGCAACAAGAGGCAGCTATCCCGAGCGCATTATGGTAGAACATAAAAAAAGATACCAGAATATACCGGTAGCAGCTATTATTTATATGAAGGCCAACCGCGATTATACAGAAGTGCATACCGGATCGGGCTCCTATTTAAGCACACTGGGCATCAGCATCATCGAAGGGAGGTTTGACCCGGCCAAGTTTATCCGCATACACCGCTCGGTGATTGTAAATATGGATCACGTGCAGGAGCTCTACCGCGATGCGGGCAAAACCTTACTGGTAATGGATAACGGGCTGGAGCTGAATGTGGGCCGGAACTACCTGGGACATATCAAAAACCTCATTATTTAA
- a CDS encoding sensor histidine kinase → MQQQQKSSNNATRKELLVFIATLVIMTLLYGSPRLIEKGGSLHYLKVLGIDCAFMAIASWPVWWIHFRKLHHWSLRKRFLLHIATGLFPYYAIWVLLYQWYNPLIGLPLMTTKQIIQNLGPNLLWYFQVFGILHIYHFFRERETQLIREKELRELAYQGEINALKAQIQPHFLFNTLNSISASLPPEQEQARMLIARLADTFRYALLSTREELVPLSDELNFMRTYLALEQARFGKRLRFSVDADGSIARVRIPPMLLQPLVENAVKHGIEPAINGGAVSVICRQQGAKVHIAICNTGRPFSGTVDQLFHSKGVGLVNMARRLERHYNEKLAVSDNGSGLCFEFCIPV, encoded by the coding sequence ATGCAGCAGCAACAAAAATCATCCAACAACGCCACCCGTAAGGAGCTCCTGGTGTTTATAGCCACCCTTGTTATTATGACTTTGCTGTATGGCAGCCCCAGGCTGATAGAAAAAGGAGGCTCCCTACACTACCTGAAGGTCTTAGGCATTGACTGTGCATTTATGGCGATTGCCAGTTGGCCGGTTTGGTGGATCCATTTCCGTAAACTCCACCACTGGTCCCTCAGGAAGCGGTTCCTGCTGCATATTGCAACAGGGTTATTTCCTTATTACGCAATTTGGGTGCTCCTGTATCAATGGTATAACCCCCTGATTGGTTTACCACTGATGACCACCAAACAAATCATCCAGAACCTGGGGCCCAACCTGCTCTGGTATTTCCAGGTGTTTGGCATTCTGCACATCTATCATTTTTTTCGTGAGCGGGAAACGCAGCTGATAAGAGAAAAAGAGTTGCGGGAGCTGGCATACCAGGGAGAGATCAATGCGCTGAAGGCGCAGATACAGCCGCATTTTTTATTCAATACGCTTAACAGTATCAGTGCCTCCTTACCTCCCGAGCAGGAGCAGGCGCGGATGCTGATTGCCCGGCTGGCGGATACGTTCCGGTATGCACTGCTGTCTACGCGGGAGGAGCTGGTGCCGCTTTCGGATGAGCTCAATTTTATGCGCACCTATCTTGCTTTAGAACAGGCACGGTTTGGAAAACGACTCCGGTTTTCTGTTGATGCAGACGGTAGCATTGCCCGGGTACGGATACCACCCATGTTGTTGCAGCCGCTGGTGGAGAATGCGGTGAAACACGGGATCGAGCCTGCGATTAACGGGGGCGCGGTTTCGGTTATCTGCCGGCAGCAAGGCGCAAAAGTACATATTGCAATCTGTAATACCGGACGTCCTTTTTCCGGAACAGTTGACCAGCTTTTTCATTCAAAGGGTGTAGGGCTGGTGAACATGGCCCGCCGGCTGGAGCGGCATTATAACGAAAAACTGGCGGTTTCCGATAACGGATCGGGGCTTTGCTTTGAGTTTTGTATTCCTGTCTGA
- a CDS encoding Ig-like domain-containing protein, with amino-acid sequence MKKRTVTAILCLLALLFAGCSKKEGPSSDEDPGKPSPADEVRTPVPFQQLPASSREFMVAGTRTYVDLMGKQRSKLPAFRSLSVKQNTMRGYVKDIYGRPLKGADIGTRSSIIGGTYSSASGQTDANGYYEILLPVGTVAVWGAKYLMDYESGKAPVSLFPADSSLASFTSTNGAVKNFVLLPYGQGQPEQIIKGPYWPSSYMGGSIHLSYSLRTESLPLPGSFPVGSVILIKLTPLDLLHADEKISFNIRKVVESNELYINNIPLGRYKLELKLENGPDIRMAESINLKPEFGMQPKQASGSTQITFIPGDPEVMVWYGNWWIVPINIELP; translated from the coding sequence ATGAAAAAACGAACTGTTACAGCTATCCTATGCCTCCTGGCGCTTTTATTTGCCGGCTGCTCCAAAAAAGAAGGACCGTCTTCAGACGAAGATCCGGGCAAACCTTCTCCTGCAGATGAAGTACGCACACCCGTTCCCTTTCAGCAACTGCCCGCATCTTCCCGGGAATTTATGGTTGCCGGCACCCGTACGTATGTGGACCTAATGGGAAAACAACGCAGCAAACTGCCTGCTTTCCGGAGTCTCTCCGTTAAACAAAACACCATGCGGGGATATGTAAAGGATATCTATGGCCGCCCGCTGAAGGGAGCCGATATCGGCACCCGCTCCTCCATCATTGGCGGCACCTATAGTTCAGCCTCCGGTCAAACCGATGCCAATGGCTATTACGAGATCCTGCTTCCCGTAGGTACTGTTGCCGTTTGGGGAGCCAAATACCTGATGGATTACGAATCGGGAAAGGCACCGGTGTCCTTGTTTCCCGCAGACAGCAGCCTGGCCAGCTTCACGTCCACAAACGGGGCCGTAAAAAACTTTGTGCTGCTTCCTTATGGCCAGGGGCAACCCGAGCAGATCATCAAGGGGCCCTACTGGCCCAGCAGCTATATGGGTGGCTCCATACATCTTTCGTACAGCCTGCGCACCGAGTCGCTGCCACTGCCCGGAAGTTTTCCGGTGGGTTCGGTGATCCTTATAAAACTTACGCCGCTGGATCTGTTGCATGCCGATGAAAAAATCAGCTTCAACATCCGAAAGGTGGTGGAAAGCAATGAGCTTTACATCAACAATATTCCCCTGGGGCGTTATAAACTAGAGCTGAAACTGGAAAACGGCCCCGATATCCGTATGGCAGAAAGCATTAACCTCAAGCCGGAGTTTGGTATGCAGCCCAAACAGGCATCAGGCAGTACCCAGATCACCTTTATCCCGGGAGATCCCGAAGTGATGGTGTGGTATGGCAACTGGTGGATCGTGCCCATCAATATCGAACTGCCTTAA
- a CDS encoding M23 family metallopeptidase, with amino-acid sequence MLASPYRWRFLMRALILIPLATAVLLGSCGYMNNPLRRETHRLQRGRIIDTSSFVYDLPYPKGVSHTLVQGYFTQFTHKRRAALDFKMPIGSVVCAAREGVVVRLKEDGSQGGIKKSNRAHANYVVIQHADSSRAGYWHLQQNGVLVHTGDSVKKGQPIAYSGNTGYTYFPHLHFIVWTFDRNGRFKQMPTRFRTQKGPRYLRAIRSYRNPPD; translated from the coding sequence TTGTTGGCGTCACCGTACCGGTGGCGCTTTTTAATGCGCGCGCTCATCCTCATACCCCTGGCCACGGCTGTTTTATTGGGCAGCTGCGGCTACATGAATAACCCCTTGCGCCGGGAAACGCACCGGCTTCAGAGGGGAAGGATCATTGACACCAGTTCTTTTGTATATGACCTGCCCTATCCCAAAGGCGTAAGCCATACCCTGGTACAAGGCTATTTTACACAGTTCACACATAAGCGACGGGCCGCCCTCGATTTTAAAATGCCCATAGGTTCCGTGGTTTGTGCTGCAAGGGAAGGCGTGGTTGTACGGCTGAAAGAAGACGGAAGCCAGGGTGGTATTAAAAAGTCAAACCGGGCGCATGCCAATTACGTAGTGATTCAGCATGCAGATAGTTCAAGGGCCGGGTACTGGCATCTGCAGCAAAACGGGGTGCTGGTGCACACGGGCGACTCCGTTAAAAAGGGACAACCCATCGCCTACAGCGGAAATACCGGTTATACCTACTTTCCCCATCTTCATTTTATTGTATGGACCTTCGACCGCAACGGGCGGTTTAAACAAATGCCCACCCGGTTCCGAACCCAAAAAGGGCCGCGCTACCTGCGCGCGATCCGCAGTTACCGGAACCCGCCGGATTAA
- a CDS encoding arsenate reductase family protein, giving the protein MKKIYYLATCDTCKKIMEDAGISAQSGFQLQDIRTEKITPQQLGEMKQLAGSYEALFSRRALLYKELGLKDKKLAESDYRDYILKHDTFLKRPVVVVGDRIFIGSEKKNVEALTAFLS; this is encoded by the coding sequence ATGAAAAAAATATATTATCTCGCTACTTGCGATACCTGTAAAAAGATAATGGAAGATGCCGGAATCAGCGCGCAAAGCGGGTTTCAGCTGCAAGACATCCGTACGGAAAAGATAACGCCGCAACAGTTAGGCGAAATGAAACAACTTGCAGGGAGTTATGAAGCCCTGTTCAGTCGCCGGGCACTGCTGTATAAGGAACTGGGGTTAAAAGATAAAAAACTAGCGGAAAGCGATTACCGCGATTATATCCTGAAGCATGATACATTTTTAAAGCGCCCGGTGGTGGTCGTTGGCGACCGCATTTTTATTGGCAGCGAAAAGAAAAATGTGGAAGCGCTGACGGCCTTCCTGTCTTGA
- a CDS encoding NifU family protein, whose translation MIKTGNPVISIYTEMTPNPETMKFVANKLLYPGKSIDFPDAEAAKPSPLATELFGFPFIKAVFIASNFVTLTKTADAEWQDVTPSIRQFLKDYLEEGKVVINEDEVVTVKKESSNEVSADDDDVVKRIKELLENYVKPAVEMDGGAIQFRSYNDGVVNLMMQGSCSGCPSSMITLKAGIEGMMKRMIPEVKEVVAEAE comes from the coding sequence ATGATAAAAACAGGTAATCCAGTGATCAGTATTTATACAGAAATGACTCCGAACCCGGAAACGATGAAGTTTGTGGCCAACAAATTGCTATATCCCGGTAAAAGCATTGATTTTCCGGATGCAGAAGCCGCCAAGCCATCACCGCTTGCCACCGAATTGTTTGGTTTTCCGTTTATAAAAGCTGTTTTCATCGCCAGCAATTTTGTTACCCTTACAAAAACCGCCGATGCGGAGTGGCAGGACGTGACCCCGTCGATCCGCCAGTTTTTAAAAGACTACCTGGAAGAGGGCAAGGTGGTGATCAACGAAGATGAAGTGGTTACGGTTAAAAAAGAAAGCAGCAATGAAGTTTCTGCAGACGATGATGATGTGGTAAAACGTATTAAGGAACTGTTGGAGAATTATGTAAAACCGGCTGTTGAAATGGACGGCGGTGCCATCCAGTTCCGCAGTTATAATGACGGAGTGGTTAACCTGATGATGCAGGGTAGCTGCAGCGGTTGCCCGTCTTCTATGATTACGCTTAAAGCAGGCATCGAAGGAATGATGAAACGCATGATTCCTGAAGTAAAGGAAGTTGTGGCAGAAGCTGAATAA